The following is a genomic window from Carboxydocella sporoproducens DSM 16521.
CAGCAGTCTCCTCAGATTTTAGATGCCCTCAGGCAGGTTGCGATGATCCAATCTACAGAAGCGTCTAATAGTATTGAAGGCATCAGGATCAAAAGGCGTTATTCAACAACTTCATCGAGATCTTTATAAATTCTCGTCAATCCCGGGTGGAAGATGGAAGGCAACGGATAATTCAATTGTAGAAAACAGGCCAGATGGTAGCAAACTTACCTGTTTTCAACCTGTATCGGCATTCATGACTCCTTTGGCTATGGAGGAACTCTGTCAGGCATTCAATCTGGAAGTAGCGAAAGCAGAAATTGAACCTTTAGTACTTACTGCTTCGTTC
Proteins encoded in this region:
- a CDS encoding Fic family protein, coding for MKASGSKGVIQQLHRDLYKFSSIPGGRWKATDNSIVENRPDGSKLTCFQPVSAFMTPLAMEELCQAFNLEVAKAEIEPLVLTASFILDFLCIHPFNAFCDVPFFRMKIAKNIINNFFKHYHSVL